The Camelus bactrianus isolate YW-2024 breed Bactrian camel chromosome 12, ASM4877302v1, whole genome shotgun sequence genome includes a window with the following:
- the LOC105061935 gene encoding olfactory receptor 6C1-like: MRNYTVIREFILLGLSDDPQLQAVIFIFLLITYMLSITGNLTIITLTLLDSHLQTPMYFFLRNFSLLEVSFTTVTIPRFLSTIVTGDKTISFDDCMAQLFFFILLGATEFYLLAAMSYDRYVAICKPLHYLTIMNQRVCILLVFASWLASFLITFPLLMISIQLYYCKSNVIDHFTCDFSPLLHLSCSDTKFLETMLFSCAVFTLMFTLALIFLSYIYIISTIVRIPSTSQRTKAFSTCFSHMIVISISYGSCIFMYIKPSAKDRLSLSKGVAVLNTSVAPMLNPFIYSLRNQQVKRAFMHMARKIVFFSSK; encoded by the coding sequence atgaggaactaCACAGTAATAAGAGAGTTCATCCTCCTGGGACTGTCCGATGACCCACAGCTTCAGGCTGTCATCTTCATCTTTCTGCTCATCACCTACATGCTCAGCATCACAGGGAACCTGACCATTATCACCCTGACCCTGCTGGACTCCCACCTCCAGACccccatgtatttcttcctcaGAAACTTCTCCTTACTAGAGGTGTCATTCACAACTGTCACTATACCCAGGTTCCTGAGCACCATTGTTACAGGAGATAAAACCATTTCCTTTGATGACTGTATGgctcagttattttttttcattctcctgGGAGCCACTGAATTTTACCTGCTGGCCGCCATGTCCTATGACCGCTATGTTGCCATCTGCAAACCTCTGCATTACTTGACCATCATGAACCAGAGAGTCTGCATACTGCTTGTCTTTGCTTCTTGGCTGGCTTCATTCTTAATCACATTCCCATTACTTATGATATCCATACAGCTTTATTACTGTAAGTCCAATGTCATCGACCATTTTACTTGCGATTTTTCCCCCTTATTACACCTTTCTTGTTCAGACACCAAATTCCTGGAGACAATGCTTTTTTCCTGCGCGGTGTTCACTCTAATGTTCACTTTGGCACTGATATTCCTGTCCTACATATATATCATCAGCACAATTGTGCGGATTCCTTCTACCAGTCAGAGGACAAAGGCCTTTTCCACGTGTTTTTCCCACATGATTGTCATCTCCATTTCTTATGGTAGCTGTATCTTCATGTACATTAAACCATCAGCAAAAGACAGACTGTCTTTGAGCAAGGGTGTGGCTGTGCTCAACACCTCAGTAGCCCCCATGCTGAACCCCTTTATTTACAGCCTAAGGAATCAGCAAGTGAAACGAGCCTTCATGCACATGGCAAGGAAGATTGTATTTTTCTcaagcaaatga
- the LOC105061936 gene encoding olfactory receptor 6C3-like, whose product MKNHTVPTEFILLGLANDPELQIVIFLFLIITYILSVTGNLTIIALTLVDSHLQTPMYFFLRNFSVLEISFTTVCIPRFLGTIITRDKTISYNNCTTQLFFFIFMGITEFYLLTAMSYDRYVAICKPLHYTTIMNKRVCILLVFFAWLAGFLNIFPPVILFLQLDYCGSNIIDHFACDYFPLLQLSCSDTWLLEVIGFYSAIVILLFTLALIILSYMFIIKTILKLPSASQRKKAFSTCSSHMIVISISYGSCIFMYANPSAKEKASLTKGVAILNTSVAPMMNPFIYTLRNQQVKQAFKDTIQKVMFYSSK is encoded by the coding sequence ATGAAAAATCACACAGTACCCACAGAATTCATTCTTCTAGGACTAGCCAATGACCCAGAGCTTCAgattgtgatttttctctttttaatcatCACATATATATTAAGCGTCACTGGAAATTTGACCATCATCGCTCTCACCTTGGTGGACTCCCATCTACAGACCCCTATGTATTTCTTTCTCAGGAACTTCTCTGTATTAGAAATTTCATTTACCACTGTCTGTATCCCTAGATTTCTGGGCACAATTATCACCAGGGACAAAACTATTTCATACAACAATTGTACcactcagttgtttttctttatcttcatgGGTATAACTGAATTTTATCTTCTAACTGCCATGTCCTATGATCGTTACGTGGCTATCTGCAAACCCCTGCATTACACAACCATCATGAATAAAAGAGTCTGCATATTGCTTGTCTTTTTTGCTTGGCTGGCAGGATTCCTAAATATTTTCCCTCCAGTTATTCTTTTTCTCCAGTTAGATTACTGTGGCTCCAATATTATTGATCACTTTGCTTGTGACTATTTCCCCCTCTTGCAATTGTCCTGCTCAGACACGTGGCTCCTAGAAGTGATTGGTTTTTACTCTGCAATCGTGATTCTGCTTTTCACTTTGGCCTTAATAATTCTATCCTACATGTTCATCATTAAGACAATTCTGAAACTGCCTTCTGCTAGTCAGAGAAAAAAGGCATTTTCTACATGCTCCTCTCACATGATCGTCATTTCCATCTCTTATGGAAGCTGCATCTTCATGTATGCCAACCCTTCAGCAAAAGAAAAGGCATCCTTGACAAAAGGAGTAGCTATTTTGAATACTTCTGTTGCTCCTATGATGAATCCATTTATATATACCCTGAGGAACCAGCAAGTGAAGCAAGCATTTAAGGATACCATCCAAAAGGTCATGTTTTATTCTAGTAAATGA